In Turicibacter sanguinis, a genomic segment contains:
- the purC gene encoding phosphoribosylaminoimidazolesuccinocarboxamide synthase yields the protein MNPTRVMLYEGKAKQIFKTDDDHKVIIHYKDDATAFNGVKKSSIANKGILNNAITTIIFEMLEKRGVKTHFIEKLNDRDQLCHKVEIVPLEIIVRNIIAGSMAKRLGIEEGTIPSNVVYELCYKNDAYGDPLINEDHAVALDLATYEELAKIKEMTLEINKALIEFFDAQDIRLIDFKIEFGRTKNGEIVLADEISPDTCRLWDKKTNEKLDKDRFRRDLGNVEEAYIEILNRVSR from the coding sequence ATGAACCCAACTCGAGTAATGTTATATGAAGGAAAAGCAAAGCAAATTTTTAAAACGGACGATGATCACAAAGTTATTATTCATTATAAAGACGATGCAACAGCATTTAATGGGGTAAAAAAATCAAGCATCGCAAACAAAGGTATTTTAAACAATGCGATTACAACAATCATTTTTGAAATGTTAGAAAAACGTGGAGTGAAAACCCATTTCATTGAAAAATTAAATGATCGTGATCAATTATGTCATAAAGTTGAAATTGTTCCTTTAGAAATTATCGTGCGCAACATTATTGCAGGAAGTATGGCAAAACGTTTAGGAATCGAAGAAGGGACAATTCCATCGAACGTGGTTTATGAATTATGTTATAAAAATGATGCTTATGGGGATCCGTTGATTAATGAAGATCACGCGGTAGCATTAGATTTAGCGACTTATGAAGAGTTAGCAAAAATTAAAGAAATGACATTAGAAATCAACAAAGCATTGATTGAATTCTTCGACGCACAAGACATTCGCTTAATTGATTTCAAAATTGAATTTGGACGTACAAAAAATGGGGAAATTGTGTTAGCCGATGAAATCTCACCAGATACATGCCGTTTATGGGATAAAAAAACAAACGAAAAGTTAGATAAAGATCGTTTCCGTCGCGACTTAGGAAATGTTGAAGAAGCCTATATTGAAATCTTAAATCGCGTAAGTCGCTAA
- a CDS encoding zinc-binding metallopeptidase family protein, with translation MKPQFELERNTAVINFSAHYCNTEDELLNSQGFEKVLTRFLNRLKKKESPIYEQLVYVCGENRVATELTSLFKLLLVLEIDEVMQMNRSFIVLLQHKDTLIEFIEALYDYWRRLERYSVIYNSTEGTGIQKIKFIEANNDFTNLVLKVYRTIEERLMGHRQNVYRQLIVGANAGLVLNEIQWDFPMQYRGLRYPAFIESIVLTPPFITYPKRTKRDGIFEEVFINPLDGLYLDPNNWFVYPAKVGTALAYVYFHRDFMAQGVTMCNLFELAELEECKDRKPDLIYVYGNKDKEDRAVFYQDKENDIMIGYATYSENHDYFGYMKKMILTLYNVKMINEKKLPLHGAMIELTLKNGIQSNIVVIGDSGAGKSETLEAMRLMAEDEIKDMKTIFDDMGTLAIEKGEIRAYGTEIGAFVRLDDLDTGYAYRTIDRSIFMNPDKTNARIVIPVATYKDITTGRPVDMVLYANNYEEDGAEFEFFNNIDEAKDVFVRGARKAKGTTTETGLVESYFANPFGPVQLKEQTDPLIDKYFETLFKKGIKVGQIRTRLAVEGQEHIGPRKAAELLLDYIKNQQ, from the coding sequence ATGAAGCCACAATTCGAATTAGAACGTAATACTGCAGTTATTAACTTTTCTGCACATTATTGCAATACTGAAGATGAATTATTAAATAGTCAAGGGTTTGAGAAAGTATTAACACGTTTCTTAAATAGATTGAAAAAGAAAGAATCACCAATTTATGAACAATTAGTTTATGTATGTGGTGAAAATCGAGTAGCAACGGAGTTAACATCACTTTTTAAATTATTATTGGTATTAGAGATTGATGAAGTTATGCAAATGAATCGATCATTTATAGTGTTACTTCAACACAAGGATACATTGATAGAATTTATTGAAGCATTATACGATTACTGGCGTCGTCTAGAACGGTACAGTGTCATTTATAACAGTACAGAAGGAACTGGGATTCAAAAAATAAAATTTATCGAGGCAAATAATGACTTTACTAATTTAGTATTAAAGGTTTATCGTACTATTGAAGAGCGTTTAATGGGACATCGTCAAAATGTGTATCGCCAATTAATTGTTGGAGCAAATGCAGGTTTAGTATTAAATGAAATTCAATGGGATTTTCCAATGCAATATAGGGGGCTAAGATATCCGGCGTTTATTGAGTCCATTGTATTAACACCGCCATTTATCACTTATCCTAAACGAACAAAAAGGGATGGAATTTTCGAAGAGGTTTTTATAAATCCACTTGATGGATTATATCTAGATCCAAATAATTGGTTTGTGTATCCTGCAAAAGTAGGAACTGCCCTAGCCTACGTATATTTTCATCGTGATTTTATGGCTCAAGGGGTTACAATGTGTAACTTATTTGAATTAGCAGAGTTGGAAGAATGTAAAGACAGAAAACCTGATTTAATTTATGTTTATGGAAATAAAGATAAAGAAGATCGTGCGGTATTCTATCAAGATAAAGAAAATGACATTATGATTGGATATGCGACCTATAGTGAAAATCACGATTATTTTGGTTATATGAAAAAAATGATTTTAACTTTATATAATGTCAAAATGATTAATGAGAAAAAACTTCCATTACATGGTGCTATGATTGAATTAACATTAAAAAATGGTATTCAAAGTAATATTGTAGTAATTGGAGATAGTGGAGCAGGTAAGTCAGAAACACTAGAAGCAATGCGTTTGATGGCAGAAGATGAAATTAAAGATATGAAAACTATTTTTGATGACATGGGAACGTTGGCAATCGAAAAAGGTGAAATTCGTGCGTACGGTACTGAGATTGGAGCCTTTGTACGCTTAGATGATTTGGATACAGGATATGCATATCGCACAATTGATCGAAGTATTTTTATGAATCCAGATAAAACGAATGCACGTATTGTAATTCCAGTTGCAACTTATAAAGATATTACAACTGGGCGTCCTGTTGACATGGTCTTATATGCTAATAACTATGAAGAAGATGGTGCTGAATTTGAATTTTTTAATAATATAGATGAAGCAAAAGATGTATTTGTAAGAGGAGCACGTAAGGCAAAAGGTACCACAACAGAAACGGGATTAGTTGAATCTTACTTTGCTAATCCATTTGGACCTGTGCAATTAAAAGAACAAACGGATCCATTGATTGATAAATATTTTGAAACATTATTTAAAAAGGGAATTAAAGTTGGACAAATTCGTACGCGATTAGCGGTTGAAGGGCAAGAACATATTGGCCCACGTAAAGCTGCCGAGTTGTTATTAGATTATATTAAAAATCAACAATAA
- the purM gene encoding phosphoribosylformylglycinamidine cyclo-ligase, producing MSKAYEQSGVSLEAGYESVNRIKKHIAKTNRPGVFSGIGSFGAMFDLSSLDYQNPLLVSGTDGVGTKLMVAIKADVHDTIGIDCVAMCVNDIVVQGAEPLYFLDYVAVGKNEPAKIEAIVKGVADGCEQAGAALIGGETAEMPDMYEHGHYDLAGFAVGVVEKDELITGEKVSEGDIIIGLSSSGIHSNGYSLVRKILFKDHNVDLNQYVESLQATVAEAVLAPTKIYVKPILALLKEVEVHGMAHITGGGFDENIPRTLPEGHGVVINKNSYPMPPIFNYLKELGNLDEREMYNVFNMGIGMIIIVSKDSVQKTMEVLTEAGETPHIIGHVVAEEGVQLV from the coding sequence ATGAGTAAAGCGTACGAACAATCAGGTGTAAGTCTAGAAGCAGGTTACGAATCGGTTAATCGAATCAAAAAACATATCGCAAAAACGAATCGTCCAGGAGTATTTTCGGGAATTGGATCATTTGGTGCTATGTTTGATTTATCGTCACTTGATTACCAAAACCCTCTCTTAGTATCGGGGACAGATGGAGTCGGAACTAAGTTAATGGTGGCAATTAAAGCAGATGTTCATGACACAATTGGAATCGATTGCGTCGCAATGTGTGTGAATGATATCGTTGTACAAGGAGCAGAACCCTTATATTTCTTAGATTACGTGGCGGTTGGAAAAAATGAACCTGCTAAAATTGAGGCTATCGTTAAAGGAGTAGCAGATGGATGTGAGCAAGCGGGAGCTGCTTTAATCGGTGGGGAAACAGCCGAAATGCCAGATATGTATGAGCATGGACATTATGATTTAGCTGGATTTGCAGTTGGAGTTGTTGAAAAAGATGAATTAATCACGGGTGAAAAAGTAAGTGAAGGTGATATCATCATCGGACTTTCATCAAGTGGAATTCACTCAAATGGATACTCATTAGTACGTAAAATCTTATTCAAAGACCATAACGTCGATTTAAACCAATACGTTGAATCACTTCAAGCCACAGTAGCAGAGGCCGTCTTAGCACCAACAAAAATCTACGTTAAACCAATCTTGGCTTTACTAAAAGAAGTTGAAGTACATGGGATGGCTCACATTACAGGTGGAGGATTTGATGAGAACATTCCACGTACATTACCAGAGGGGCACGGAGTCGTCATTAATAAAAACTCATATCCAATGCCTCCAATCTTTAATTACTTAAAAGAACTTGGAAACTTAGACGAGCGCGAAATGTATAACGTCTTTAACATGGGAATTGGAATGATTATCATTGTATCAAAAGACTCAGTTCAAAAAACAATGGAGGTCTTAACAGAAGCAGGAGAAACTCCACATATCATCGGTCACGTTGTAGCTGAAGAAGGAGTACAACTAGTATGA
- the purF gene encoding amidophosphoribosyltransferase gives MAELDLFFENKMNEECGVFGIFNHENAAELTYYGLHALQHRGQEGAGIVTSDGKMLHQHKGEGLVRNVFTQQDIDRLKGIHAIGHVRYSTAGGGGIMNVQPFLFRSQSGPLGLCHNGNLVNANQLKVYLENEGSIFQTTSDSEILAHLIKRQRGDMMTALKESLLYIEGAFAFLLLKENEMYIALDKLGLRPLSLGRIGDKGIVVASETCAFDVIGAEYLRDVHPGEVIRIDLNGITSDRYAKTCHRSMCSMEYVYFARPDSDVEGINVHQARKNCGRVLAKESHVEADIVVGVPDSGLSAAIGYAEEANIPFEIGMIKNKYIGRTFIQPSQELREQGVKMKLSAVRSIVKDKRVILIDDSIVRGTTSRRMVDMLRDAGAKEVHVRIASPEIKFPCFYGVDFSTYDELIAATHTTEEIRHVIGADSLAFISVEGLTKGIGRPVTYGKNCGQCVACFNGDYPTYLYEDVINANKEVK, from the coding sequence ATGGCAGAATTAGATTTATTTTTCGAAAATAAAATGAATGAAGAGTGTGGAGTCTTTGGAATCTTCAATCATGAAAATGCAGCTGAATTAACTTATTACGGATTACATGCTCTTCAACATCGTGGTCAAGAAGGCGCTGGAATCGTTACGAGTGATGGCAAAATGCTTCATCAACATAAAGGAGAAGGACTTGTTCGAAATGTTTTTACTCAACAAGATATCGATCGTCTAAAGGGAATCCATGCGATTGGACACGTTCGTTATTCAACAGCAGGCGGAGGCGGAATTATGAACGTTCAACCTTTCCTATTCCGCTCTCAATCAGGACCACTTGGTCTTTGTCATAATGGAAATTTAGTCAATGCAAATCAACTTAAAGTCTATCTTGAAAACGAGGGAAGCATCTTTCAGACTACCTCTGATTCAGAAATTCTCGCTCATTTAATCAAACGCCAACGTGGAGATATGATGACAGCTTTGAAGGAATCCCTACTTTATATCGAGGGAGCTTTCGCCTTCCTACTATTAAAAGAAAATGAAATGTACATCGCTTTAGATAAACTGGGATTACGTCCACTATCTCTTGGTCGAATTGGTGATAAAGGAATTGTCGTTGCATCGGAAACATGTGCTTTTGATGTGATTGGAGCAGAATATTTGCGAGATGTTCATCCAGGAGAAGTCATCAGAATTGACTTAAATGGGATAACGTCAGACCGCTACGCCAAAACTTGTCATCGTAGCATGTGTAGCATGGAGTACGTTTACTTTGCAAGACCAGATAGTGATGTAGAAGGAATTAACGTTCACCAAGCACGTAAAAATTGTGGCCGAGTTCTAGCTAAAGAATCACACGTTGAAGCAGATATCGTTGTAGGAGTACCAGATTCGGGATTAAGTGCAGCTATCGGATATGCAGAAGAAGCTAATATTCCATTTGAAATTGGCATGATTAAAAATAAATACATTGGACGAACCTTTATCCAGCCCTCACAAGAACTTCGTGAACAAGGCGTTAAGATGAAATTATCAGCTGTTCGTTCAATCGTTAAAGATAAACGCGTTATTTTAATTGATGACTCAATTGTTCGTGGGACAACATCACGCCGAATGGTAGATATGTTACGTGATGCAGGGGCTAAAGAAGTTCACGTGCGTATCGCCTCACCAGAAATCAAATTTCCATGTTTTTATGGAGTTGATTTCTCAACATACGATGAATTAATTGCTGCAACCCATACAACAGAAGAAATAAGACACGTAATTGGAGCCGATTCATTAGCCTTTATTTCAGTAGAAGGACTAACAAAAGGTATTGGCCGACCTGTAACTTACGGTAAAAACTGTGGTCAATGTGTCGCATGTTTTAATGGAGACTATCCGACATATCTATATGAAGATGTTATAAATGCAAACAAAGAAGTTAAATAA
- the purH gene encoding bifunctional phosphoribosylaminoimidazolecarboxamide formyltransferase/IMP cyclohydrolase: MKRALVSVSDKTNLVPFVQNLIELGYDIISTGGTKKSLEEAGMNIISIDEVTGFPEILEGRVKTLHPLVHGGLLAKRGDEYHQQQVAKNNIEYIDLVCVNLYPFAKTIQNPESTHEDKIENIDIGGPSMLRSAAKNFNDVTVVVDVKDYDQIIDEIREHGNTTLNTRQKLAGKVFNHTAAYDAMIANYFNQINEIEIPEKLTVTYDLKQSLRYGENPHQSAAFYQTLEKPSYSVVASEQLHGKELSYNNIADANAALEILAEFEAPAAVAVKHMNPCGVGIGSTIEEAYAKAYEADSTSIFGGIVALNREVSKEVATELHKIFLEIIIAPSFTEEALQILKQKKNIRLLTTDMSNRRQLGHKLTTVKGGLLQQDLDTLEVTLEDLECVTEVKPTQEDLEQLLFGFKVVKHVKSNAIALVKDNMTVGVGAGQMNRVGAAKIALEQANELASGSYLASDAFFPMSDTVELAAKYGVKAIIQPGGSIKDQDSIDACNKFGIAMVFTKVRHFKH; the protein is encoded by the coding sequence ATGAAACGTGCATTAGTAAGTGTGTCAGATAAAACAAACTTAGTGCCATTTGTACAAAATTTAATTGAATTAGGATACGATATTATTTCAACAGGTGGAACAAAAAAGTCATTAGAAGAAGCGGGAATGAATATTATTTCCATTGACGAGGTGACAGGGTTCCCGGAAATTTTAGAAGGACGTGTCAAAACGCTTCATCCATTAGTTCATGGTGGTCTATTAGCAAAACGTGGTGATGAATATCACCAACAACAAGTAGCAAAAAACAACATCGAGTACATAGATTTAGTTTGTGTTAACTTATATCCATTTGCAAAAACAATTCAAAATCCTGAATCAACACATGAAGATAAAATTGAAAACATCGATATCGGTGGACCTTCAATGCTACGTTCTGCAGCTAAAAACTTTAATGACGTAACAGTCGTTGTAGATGTTAAAGATTACGATCAAATTATTGATGAAATTCGTGAACATGGAAATACAACCTTAAACACGCGTCAAAAATTAGCTGGAAAAGTATTTAATCATACAGCAGCCTATGATGCAATGATTGCAAACTACTTTAATCAAATCAACGAAATTGAAATTCCAGAAAAACTTACTGTTACATACGACCTAAAACAATCATTACGCTATGGAGAAAATCCACATCAGTCAGCAGCATTTTATCAAACATTAGAAAAACCATCTTACAGTGTAGTGGCGAGTGAACAATTACATGGAAAAGAATTGTCATACAACAATATTGCAGATGCTAATGCGGCACTTGAAATTTTAGCTGAATTTGAAGCACCAGCAGCGGTTGCGGTAAAACATATGAATCCATGTGGTGTTGGAATTGGATCAACAATCGAGGAAGCTTATGCAAAAGCATATGAAGCAGATTCAACGTCAATCTTTGGTGGAATTGTTGCTCTTAACCGTGAAGTTAGCAAAGAAGTAGCAACAGAACTTCATAAAATCTTCTTAGAAATTATTATTGCACCAAGTTTTACAGAAGAAGCATTACAAATTTTAAAACAAAAGAAAAATATCCGCCTATTAACAACAGACATGTCAAATCGTCGTCAACTAGGACATAAATTAACAACAGTTAAAGGTGGATTATTACAACAAGACTTAGACACACTAGAAGTAACACTTGAAGACTTAGAATGTGTAACAGAAGTAAAACCAACACAAGAAGACTTAGAACAATTATTATTTGGATTTAAAGTTGTAAAACATGTGAAGTCGAATGCGATTGCTTTAGTGAAAGATAATATGACTGTAGGAGTTGGTGCAGGCCAAATGAATCGCGTCGGTGCGGCTAAAATTGCACTTGAACAAGCTAATGAATTGGCATCAGGTTCATATTTAGCATCAGATGCTTTCTTCCCGATGTCGGATACAGTTGAATTAGCTGCTAAATATGGAGTTAAAGCAATCATTCAACCAGGTGGATCGATTAAAGATCAAGATTCTATTGATGCTTGTAATAAATTTGGAATTGCGATGGTATTTACAAAAGTAAGACATTTTAAACATTAA
- the purN gene encoding phosphoribosylglycinamide formyltransferase produces MKKIVVFASGNGSNFQTIVEKLHKQACEVALLVCDKPGAYCIERAHKMNIPTFVFNSKEYSSKEAFEQEICTQLIPLNPDLIVLAGYMRIVGQTLLDVYEGKIINIHPALLPAFPGRDGITDALKYGVKIMGVTVHYVDSGIDTGMIIDQVCFKRTGLETREEIEQKIHDLEHELYPTVIKQLLNI; encoded by the coding sequence ATGAAAAAAATAGTTGTCTTTGCTTCAGGGAATGGTAGTAACTTTCAAACTATCGTTGAAAAATTACATAAACAAGCCTGCGAAGTAGCACTGCTTGTTTGTGATAAACCGGGTGCCTATTGCATTGAAAGAGCTCATAAAATGAACATTCCAACCTTCGTTTTTAATTCAAAAGAATATTCTAGTAAAGAAGCCTTCGAACAAGAAATCTGTACTCAGTTAATCCCCCTTAACCCAGATTTAATTGTTTTAGCAGGCTACATGCGCATTGTTGGTCAAACTTTATTAGATGTTTACGAAGGAAAAATCATTAACATCCATCCTGCATTATTACCAGCTTTTCCTGGTCGGGATGGAATCACAGACGCATTAAAATATGGGGTTAAAATTATGGGAGTGACTGTTCATTACGTTGATTCAGGTATTGATACAGGGATGATTATTGACCAAGTTTGTTTTAAACGTACAGGGTTAGAGACAAGAGAAGAAATAGAGCAAAAAATTCATGACTTAGAACATGAGCTATATCCAACTGTCATTAAACAATTGCTAAATATTTAG
- a CDS encoding pyridoxal-phosphate-dependent aminotransferase family protein produces MSKVLFTPGPTNIPMEIREVLGQDLIHHRMADYHQLIKDVNEGLKRIFDTKNDVIILTSSGTGSMESTIVNLFSNGDEVLVINTGWFGQRFIEICTVYGLKVHELAYDWGKSYELNDVKEILEKYPEIKGVFVTYHETATGVVNNLKALGDLTKDTNRLLIADCISGMVVQEFHLDEWGVDCAVASSQKGFHLPPGLSFVALSDKAKLSLEYSNLPKYYFDYKKYLHYYEVKSEQPFTPAISIVVALKTALDGLLNQGLESVIANKVQVRKYAEEKLANLGLELFIKDESIRGNVLVPVLAPENINASKLTALIDERYNFTVAGGMGSYAGKMLRVGIIGEITKQEIDLLVQYIKEVLPECQK; encoded by the coding sequence GTGAGTAAGGTATTATTTACGCCAGGTCCTACGAATATTCCAATGGAAATTCGAGAAGTATTAGGGCAAGATTTAATTCATCATCGTATGGCTGATTATCATCAATTAATTAAAGATGTAAACGAAGGGTTAAAAAGAATATTTGATACTAAAAATGATGTAATTATTTTAACATCTTCAGGAACAGGGTCAATGGAGTCAACAATCGTTAACCTATTCTCTAATGGGGATGAAGTTTTAGTCATTAATACAGGATGGTTTGGTCAAAGATTTATTGAAATTTGTACTGTATATGGATTAAAAGTACATGAGTTAGCTTATGATTGGGGAAAAAGTTATGAGTTAAATGATGTAAAAGAAATTTTAGAAAAATATCCCGAAATTAAAGGTGTATTTGTAACTTATCATGAGACAGCAACAGGTGTTGTAAATAATTTGAAAGCTTTAGGGGATTTAACGAAAGATACAAATCGTTTATTAATTGCGGATTGTATTAGTGGGATGGTTGTACAAGAGTTCCATTTAGATGAATGGGGAGTAGATTGTGCGGTGGCAAGTAGTCAAAAAGGATTCCACTTACCTCCTGGATTGAGTTTTGTAGCCTTAAGTGATAAAGCAAAATTGAGTTTAGAATATTCAAATCTCCCAAAATATTATTTCGATTATAAAAAATATCTTCATTATTATGAAGTAAAATCAGAACAGCCATTTACTCCAGCAATTTCTATCGTTGTAGCATTAAAAACAGCATTAGATGGATTGTTGAATCAAGGTCTTGAAAGCGTGATTGCAAATAAAGTTCAAGTTCGAAAATATGCTGAAGAAAAACTTGCAAATCTCGGCCTTGAATTATTTATTAAAGACGAAAGTATTAGAGGAAATGTGTTAGTTCCCGTATTAGCTCCTGAAAATATCAATGCTAGCAAATTGACTGCTTTAATTGATGAAAGATATAACTTTACTGTAGCAGGTGGAATGGGTTCATATGCAGGTAAAATGTTACGCGTTGGAATTATAGGGGAAATCACAAAACAAGAAATTGATTTGTTAGTGCAATACATAAAAGAAGTTTTACCGGAATGTCAAAAGTAG
- the purD gene encoding phosphoribosylamine--glycine ligase, with protein sequence MKVLVIGRGGREHAIIKKLMRDKKVSQIFCAPGNDGMIEATLVPIEETNVAALTDFALENQIDLTIVGPEMALVAGVVNSFNSKGLKVFGPTKEAALIEGSKAFAKQMMSKYNIPTAVYKEFTEFEPAVEYLKTQSMPIVIKADGLAAGKGVVICQTLEEGIETLESMLLYRQFDEASSKVVIEEFLEGEEFSLMAFVANELYNPMPIARDYKRAYDNDEGLNTGGMGNHSPHPLILESDYEEAIKMVIGPMTKAMIAENIPFTGILYAGLMKTSSGIKVIEFNARFGDPETEVLLPRLETDLSEIMLSLLEGKEIECVWSDKPTVGVVLAAKGYPGNYNKGAIIKGLDLLEDVDVCHMGTKLVDGDYTTNGGRVLFVVGSGETLDKARTNVYRQIEKITCDDLFYRLDIAKKFVE encoded by the coding sequence ATGAAAGTTTTAGTTATTGGGCGTGGGGGACGTGAGCATGCCATCATAAAAAAATTAATGCGCGATAAAAAAGTTTCTCAAATTTTCTGTGCACCAGGAAATGATGGAATGATTGAGGCAACTTTAGTACCAATTGAGGAAACAAACGTAGCGGCACTTACTGACTTTGCGTTGGAAAATCAAATTGATTTAACCATAGTGGGGCCAGAAATGGCTCTTGTAGCGGGAGTTGTTAATAGTTTCAATTCAAAAGGATTAAAAGTGTTTGGCCCAACTAAAGAAGCAGCTTTAATTGAAGGCAGTAAAGCCTTTGCTAAGCAGATGATGTCAAAATATAATATTCCAACGGCAGTATATAAAGAATTTACAGAATTTGAGCCCGCGGTTGAGTATTTAAAAACACAGTCTATGCCAATTGTTATTAAAGCAGATGGACTAGCTGCTGGCAAAGGTGTAGTTATTTGTCAAACATTAGAAGAAGGAATTGAGACTTTAGAATCAATGTTATTATATCGTCAGTTTGATGAGGCCTCTTCGAAAGTAGTGATCGAGGAGTTCTTGGAAGGTGAAGAGTTTTCGTTAATGGCTTTTGTCGCAAATGAACTTTATAACCCAATGCCTATTGCACGTGATTATAAGCGTGCATATGATAATGATGAAGGGTTGAACACAGGAGGAATGGGGAATCACAGTCCACATCCGCTTATTTTGGAATCAGATTATGAGGAAGCGATTAAAATGGTTATTGGACCAATGACGAAGGCAATGATTGCTGAAAATATACCATTTACGGGAATCTTATATGCTGGATTAATGAAAACATCGTCAGGTATTAAAGTTATTGAATTCAATGCTCGCTTTGGAGATCCAGAAACGGAAGTGCTACTTCCTCGTTTAGAGACAGACCTTTCTGAAATCATGTTATCACTGCTTGAGGGGAAAGAAATCGAGTGTGTATGGTCAGATAAACCAACTGTTGGAGTTGTGTTAGCCGCTAAAGGTTATCCAGGAAATTATAATAAAGGCGCAATTATTAAAGGTCTTGATTTACTGGAAGATGTAGACGTTTGTCACATGGGAACTAAATTAGTAGATGGAGACTATACAACAAACGGTGGACGCGTTCTCTTTGTTGTTGGAAGTGGTGAAACTTTAGACAAAGCTCGAACTAATGTTTATCGACAAATAGAAAAAATTACTTGTGATGATTTGTTCTACAGACTAGACATTGCAAAGAAATTTGTCGAGTAA